A genomic segment from Desulfatiglans sp. encodes:
- a CDS encoding DUF3237 domain-containing protein, whose product MDSNDAKYTLKTNDGALIQVQNRVLMHMSKDGTPPYTRSVIDFEAPSESKHAWLNHAIFLGTLTMPKKMPKDNPFVIISVYRVK is encoded by the coding sequence TTGGACAGCAATGACGCAAAATATACCCTCAAAACAAACGATGGGGCGCTTATCCAGGTGCAGAACCGTGTTTTAATGCACATGTCAAAGGACGGCACACCTCCCTATACACGGTCTGTGATAGACTTTGAGGCGCCTTCGGAAAGTAAACATGCATGGCTCAATCATGCTATTTTCCTGGGCACACTTACAATGCCTAAAAAGATGCCTAAGGACAATCCTTTTGTGATTATCAGTGTGTACAGGGTGAAATAA